The window GCCGCAGTTTGATCGCCAGCAACAATTGAGGAGTCAAGGGACACCAGGGAGTCAAAGGGGACAATGTAATGTGTGTGGTAGATACGGACATAAATCTGTCGAATGTACATCCGGAACCTACACACCAAACAGACAATCAAGTGATATTCACAAGGGAAAATATGAATCGAAACAAGTTCGTTTTAGTGATGACAATCGTAACTCAAACCATTATAACAACAGGAACAGAGTTCCAAGTCCTATGAGACATTCACCTTCCTTTCGGTATCGCAATAGAAACAATAGAAATCAGTGGCAAGGAAGGAATCGTCAAGGATCATCAGTTGTTGATGCACATAAGCATGTGTCACACGTCAATGACTGTAAGACAATCCCAGAGACTGTTATGCCGATAGTCAAGGGTTGCGTTGGTGGCAAAATTGTGATCGTACTCAGAGACACTGGTTGTGGTGGAGTAGTGATAAGTAAAAACCTTGTGAAACCAGAACAGATGACAGGACAAATTCAGAAGTGTGTTTTGGCAGATGGTAGTGTGGTCGATGCTAATGTGGCAGAAGTAGAAGTTGATTCACCGTACTACTCCGGAACTGTTGTCGCTTGGTGTTTCGAAAACCCATCGTATGATTTGATTTTGGGCAATATCGAGGGCGTCAGAAGAGCAGATGACCCAGACACATCGTGGATATTGGCTAACGGATCGACTACAGCAGTGCAAACTCGTAGCCAGTCGAAGAAACAGAGCCAGTCTTATAAACCTTTGCGAGTTCCAAGCGCCTTGGCAGATGTATCTCCAGAGGAATTCATTAAAGAACAACAAACGGACACGATCCTGGATGTATTCAGAAATCTAGCCAAAAGTCAGCCAGTGGAAACATATAGTGATGGTGGATCAACCAAAATATATGAGCGGGACAACTTGTTATACAGAGAGTTCACCAGTCCAAAAGTTTCGAATGGAAAATTATTTCATCAGTTGATCGTACCGAAGAAATACCGACACTTTGTAATGAAACTTGCGCACGAAACACTGATGGATGGACATCTAGGGGTGAAGAAAACTATTGACAGAGTTACATCAGAGTTTTATTGGCCTGGAGTTCAAGCCGATATTCGACGATTCGTCAATTCCTGTGATATCTGTCAACGAACAACCCCAAAAGGCAAAATTCATCCTGTTCCATTAGGTCGTATGCCTCTTATTTCAGAACCATTTCACCGAGTTGCCGCAGATATTGTGGGACCGCTAGATCCAAGAACAACAAAAGGAAATAAGTATATCTTGACGATTATCGACTTTGCGACACGCTATCCTGAAGCAGTGGCATTGTCTGGCAAAGAGACTGAGCGAGTAGCAGAAGCTCTAGTTGACGTATTCAGTCATGTTGGAGTACCAAGAGAAATCTTAACAGACCAGGGAACACAGTTTACATCAGATGTAATGAAAGAAGTCAGCAGGCTACTGTCATTGAAACGAATCACGACAACTCCATACCACCCTATGTGTAATGGTCTGGTGGAAAAATTCAACGGCACTCTTAAACAAATGCTTAAAAGGATGTGCGCCGAAAGACCCAAAGACTGGGACAAATATCTAAGCGCTTTACTGTTCGCATATAGAGAGGTACCGCAAGAGAGCTTGGGTTTCTCACCCTTTGAACTTCTATATGGACATACAGTGGGTGGTCCCATGAAAATTCTGAAGGAATTATGGACAAAAGAAAAACCTGATGAAGACGTGAAATCAACATACCAGTATGTGATTGACCTCCGAGAAAAATTAGAAGAAACATGCAAGATTGCACATGAACAGTTAGAAAAAGCACAAAAGAAAAAGAGACACTATTACAACAGAAAGACAAAGGTCAGACAGATGAAAGTTGGTGACAAAGTTCTGATCCTTTTGCCAACTAAGCCAAACAAGCTATTGATGCAGTAGAAGGGACCATATGATATCGTTGAGAAGTTGGGAGATATGGACTACAAAGTTACGTTGACGGGAAACTGAAGACTCTCCATGCAAACTTACTGAAGAAATATGTTGAGAGAGATGATGAGTGTCGTGGCGTCTTAACTGCATGTGCCGTGTCTGTCATTGACTGTGAGGACGAAGACACCGATGAAAATCAAGAGTCCATTATGTTACCTCCTGCAGTTCAGACAGAAACCTACAACGACATCAAGATCTCAGAGGAGATTAAGCCAGTTGAGCTTCAAACAGTAAAGACTCTGTGTGACTCATTCAGTGACGTTCTGACAGATCTACCCGGAGCAACAAATTTGGTGGAGCACAAGATTGACGTGACAACAACTAAGCCAGTTAGAGTAAAGCAGTACCCTCTACCGTTCCATACAGAAAAGACAATAAAAGAGGAAGTGGGAAAAATGCTACAGTTGAAGGTCATTAAGCCATCATCTTCACCTTATTGCGCACCAGTAGTCATAGCTAGAAAAAAAAGATGGCACGAACAGATTTTGTGTGGATTTTAGAAAACTCAACAGCATAACTGTCTTTGATTCAGAACCGATGCCGAATCCCGAAAGTATATTTGCAAAGATGTCAGGGAAGAAATTCGTGTCGAAAATTGATCTTAGCAAAGGATACTGGCAGGTACAATGGAGAGACAAGTAAACAGCTCACAGCATTCACAACACCAGTCGGTTTATTCCAGTTTACAACCATACCGTTTGGGTTAGTAAATGCCCCAGCAACATTCAGCAGACTTATGAGAAAGCTATTTAAAGACATGGATGACGTAGACAACTTCATTGATGATATTATGGTGATCACCGACACTTGGGAACAACATCTTGATGTACTACGTGAACTGTTTGCTCGTCTACGGAAAGCAGGACTAACAGTTAGACCATCCAAATGTTTTATTGCTTACCCTGAACTGGATTGCCTTGGACACGTCATTGGTCAATAGCGATTACAACCTGAAGTAGAGAAAATTGAGTCTCTCAAGAATTCACCAATTCCGCAAACAAAGAAGCAAGTCCGTTCATTCTTGGAATTAGCTGGATTTTACAGAAAGTTCATACCGAACTTTTCTGCCATAGCAATTCCATTGTTAGATCTTACCGAGAAAGGACAGCCTAATAAAGTGAAGTGGAGTGATAGTGCACAGCTGGTATTTGACACGCTTAAGCAACTATTGTGTGCGGGACCAATCCTCAAATTACCAGACTTTTGGGGGAAAATTCATTTTGCGCACCGATGCATCAGGGGATGGGATTGGCGCGGTGTTACTTCAAACTGAGAATGAGGAAAAATTACCGGTAGCGTATGCTAGTCGGAAACTTAAGAACAGTGAGAAGTCTTACGCTGTAATAGAAACAGAATGTTTAGCTGTGGTTTGGGGCATAACCAGTACTTGTATGGGCAAGAATTTATCCTTGAAACAGATCATCAACCCTTAACCTACTTGAACAATTCAA is drawn from Crassostrea angulata isolate pt1a10 chromosome 5, ASM2561291v2, whole genome shotgun sequence and contains these coding sequences:
- the LOC128185133 gene encoding uncharacterized protein LOC128185133; the protein is MARYVDQFAEARATTSSSFVTQKPVGFDRKPQFDRQQQLRSQGTPGSQRGQCNVCGRYGHKSVECTSGTYTPNRQSSDIHKGKYESKQVRFSDDNRNSNHYNNRNRVPSPMRHSPSFRYRNRNNRNQWQGRNRQGSSVVDAHKHVSHVNDCKTIPETVMPIVKGCVGGKIVIVLRDTGCGGVVISKNLVKPEQMTGQIQKCVLADGSVVDANVAEVEVDSPYYSGTVVAWCFENPSYDLILGNIEGVRRADDPDTSWILANGSTTAVQTRSQSKKQSQSYKPLRVPSALADVSPEEFIKEQQTDTILDVFRNLAKSQPVETYSDGGSTKIYERDNLLYREFTSPKVSNGKLFHQLIVPKKYRHFVMKLAHETLMDGHLGVKKTIDRVTSEFYWPGVQADIRRFVNSCDICQRTTPKGKIHPVPLGRMPLISEPFHRVAADIVGPLDPRTTKGNKYILTIIDFATRYPEAVALSGKETERVAEALVDVFSHVGVPREILTDQGTQFTSDVMKEVSRLLSLKRITTTPYHPMCNGLVEKFNGTLKQMLKRMCAERPKDWDKYLSALLFAYREVPQESLGFSPFELLYGHTVGGPMKILKELWTKEKPDEDVKSTYQYVIDLREKLEETCKIAHEQLEKAQKKKRHYYNRKTKVRQMKVVGRYGLQSYVDGKLKTLHANLLKKYVERDDECRGVLTACAVSVIDCEDEDTDENQESIMLPPAVQTETYNDIKISEEIKPVELQTVKTLCDSFSDVLTDLPGATNLVEHKIDVTTTKPVRVKQYPLPFHTEKTIKEEVGKMLQLKVIKPSSSPYCAPVVIARKKRWHEQILCGF